The Streptomyces sp. V4I8 genome includes the window TGGTTTCAGCGGTTCTGGTGCTGCTGGTCGGCTCTGATGAAGGACTGGATCGCGGTGGCCGCGGCCCCGCGCGCCCACTCCTCGAAGGGCAGCGGGCGGGTCCGTACGTCGCACTGGGCGGCGGAGCCGAACGCGGCCGCGGCGAAGGTGTCGCGGATCTGTTCGGCGAACAGGTCGTGGGCGGCGAGGCCCTCGCCGGAGATGACCACCCGCTCGGGGCCGAGCAGGTTGGCCACGGTGGCGATACCGCGGCCGATCGCCTCGCCCGCCCGCGCATAGGCCTCGCGGGCCCCGGCGTTGCCCTGGTGGGCCAGCGCCACGGCCTCGGCGGTGTCGGCGACTTCGAGGCCGGTGGTCTCGCGGATCCGCCGCAGGATCGCGGCGTCTCCCGCGATGGCCTCCACGCAGCCGCGGTTGCCGCAGTGGCAGGGCGGCCCTGCCGGGTCGACGGTCACATGGCCGATCTCGCCGGCCACCCCCTGCGCACCGGCGACCACCCGGCCGTGCACCACGAGGCCGCACCCGATACCGGCGCCGACGGTCACCACGGCGAAGTCGGACAGCCCCACGCCGGCGCCGAACCACTGCTCGGCGACGGTGAGGGCCCGTACGTCGTTGTCGACGGTGACCGGCAACCCGGTGGTCGCGGCGGCGAGTTCGGCGAGGGGCACGTCCCGCCACTCCAGGAACGGTGAGTAGCGCACGACGCCCGCGCCACGGTCCACATCACCGGAGACGGCGATGCCGAGGCCAAGGACCGGTACGCCCAAGTCGCCCGCCACGGTGAGCAGTTCAGCCGCCAGCTCGGCGACCGAGGCCAGCACGCCCTTCGGTTCCCGGTCCGGGAGCGGGGCGTGCCGGGCGACGCGGATGCGGCAGCACAGGTCGGTGAGGACGCCGATGATCTCGTCGCCGGTCACCTTGACGCCGATGAACAGCGCCCGTCCCCCGTCGACCCGCACCGGGTTGGCGGGGCGGCCTAGCGCGGGCCGGGCTGGCTCGTCCGCGTCCTCCACCAGGTAGCCGGCCTCGATCAGGGGCCGCACCGCCTTGGTGACGGCGGCCGGGGACAGCCCTGCCCGCCGGGCCACCTCCAGGCGGGTGAGCGGCCCGTGGGACAGAACGGTGGTGAAGATCTGCGAGGCGGCCGGCGTGTTCGCCGGGAACGTCTCGGCGCGGCGGGTCGAGGACATGCCCGGAACCTAGAGCCCTTATTTTCCGCCGTCAATAAAAGAATCAGGATTCGTTCACGAGCGATCCGACCGGCGATCAAGGAGTCCTACCCGGTGATCAATATCTGCCCAACTGTGCGTCGTCTGTGGCGATCTGACGGGATGCGAGAAGGTTGCCCCGCACAAAGGTGATCGTTCCCATATGAGCGGCACATCGACAGAAACCGGAGGAAGCCGGATGGTCTCAGCAACGGTGGTCAGAGGTACGGCGATGGCGGCTGCCCTGGTGTCGCTCCTGGCGGTTCCCGCCCACGCCGTACCCGGGGAGGCGGTTCCCGCCCACGCCGCTCCCGGGGAACCCGGCGCCACCACGGTCGACGCCGAGGTGGGCGCCCTGCCCGCCCCGTACGTCACCGGCGTCTGGAACGTCCTGCGCGGCGCGCAGCGGCAGGGCGCTCCCGGCGCGATCGCGCGTCTCGACGACCGGGGCACGGTCCACTGGGCGGCCGTCGGAGTCGCCGACCGAAAGTCCCGTCGGGCGATCAGCAACGCCGACCGGTTCCGCATCGGCAGCGTCACCAAGATCTTCTCGGCCGTCGTCCTGCTGCAACTGGCCGACGAGAAGAAGCTGAAGCTCGACGCCCCGGTCAACCGCTATCTGCCGGGGCTGCTGCCCGACGACCGCATCACGGTGCGGCATGTCCTCAGCCACCGCAGCGGCCTGCACGACTACACCAACGAGATGTTCGCGCGGACGGTTCCCGGCTTCGAGGCGGTCCGCAGCAAGGTCTTCACCTACCGGCAGCTGGTGAACCGGTCCCTGAGCAAGCCACGGACCACCGGGCCCGGTGGCGCGTACTCCTACTCCAACACCAACTTCGTCGTCGCCGGGATGCTCATCGAGAAACTGACCGGGAACTCGGTGCGGACCGAGTACCAGAACCGGATCATCAAGCCGCTGCGGCTGGGCGACACGTTCTATGTGCACCCCGGCAAGAAGATCCCCGGCCGGCACGCCCGCGGCTATCTCACCCCGGACGCGGCGGGTGCGGCACTCGTCGACGCCACCGAGCAGACGGTGTCCTGGGCCCAGAGCGCGGGCGCGGTCATCTCCACCACGCAGGACCTCAACACCTTCCTCTCGGCGCTGCTCGGCGGCCGGCTGACCTCCAGGGCCCAGCTGGCCCAGATGCAGCGGTGGGTGCCCGCGGGCAGCACGCAGGCGTACGGGCTCGGACTGCGGCGCCGTGACCTGTCGTGCGGGGTCTCCGTGTACGGCCACACGGGTGCCGTCCAGGGCTACTACACGTACGCGTTCGCGTCCAAGGACGGCAGGCGCAGCCTGGCCGCGCTCGCCAACGCGTCCAACAACGGCGCGGTTCTCAACTCCATGCTGGGCACCCTGGAGTCCGCGTTCTGCGGCAAGCCGGTGAAGCAGACGAAGCAGACGAAGCAGATCGAGCAGCGGCGTGCTTCCGCGCCGGTCGAACGGTACGAGGACATCGCGCCGGGCCTCCGGGTCCCGCTGGGCCACCGGATCCCTTCGGACGCCGACTCGGACTGAGGGCGAGCGGCGAGCCGGGGGGTGGCGGCGGGGGGCGACTGGCGGCGGCCAGGCGGGAACCCGCGAGATCCGGTGGACGTTCACCGGGCATCCCCACCGGATCTCGAACCACCCACCAGGACGGCCCGATGAGCGAGTTGGTTCCCGGGGGCAATCTGCCCCTCCCGGGCGGCAGCGTGACCGTCCGGGTGCCCGGCCCCTTCGACGTGTCCGCGCTCATCACCGACGACAGCGGCAAGGTCCGGGGCGACGCCGACTTCGTGTTCTACAACCAGCCGTCCGCGCCGGGCGCCCGGCTCAACGGCGACACCCTGATCTTCGACCCGCCGCGCCTGCGATCCGGGGCGACGCGGATCACGGTGGTCGTCAGCCCCGCCGACCCCGGCACTCCCCTGGGCCGGCTGCCCGCCCCCGCACTGCAGGTCACCGACTCCGGCGGCCGCACGGTCGCCCGGTTCGCCCCGCCGCGCCCACGGCAGGAGACCCTGCTGCTGCTCGCGGAGATCTACCGGCGTGGCGGCGGCTGGAAGCTGCGGGCGCTGGGGCAGGGGTACGCGGACGGGCTGGCGGGGCTCGCACGCGACTTCGGGGTGGACGTCATCGAGGACGCGGCGCCGGCTCCCGTCCAGCAGACACCCGCCCCGGCCGCACCCGCCGTTCCCCGGGCAAGAGCCACACTGGGCTCAGCCCCAGGTGTTGCCAGCCGGTTCCTTCCCTCCGCGCCCGGCGCTCCGCCGATGCCCACCACCCGACCCGCGCTGCACACCCTGTCCGGCGACACCACCCCGCACGCCCCGTTCCCCGACCGCGGCGGCTTCCTCGGTCTGGTCAACTCCGCCCGCGCCGACGCCGGTTCACCGCCGGTCACGCTCGACGGCCGCCTGGCTCCGCCGCCCAGGCCCACGCCTCCGCCATGGCCGCGGCGGGACGGCTCGGCGTCGAGGGGCGCGACGGCGTCTCCGTGTACCAGCGCGTCACCGCCGCCGGGTTCGCGTATGTCACCGTCGGCGAACACCTGGTCTCCGGCCCCCGCACCCCCGCCGAGTTCGTCGCGTACTGCCTGCGCAGCGAGCAGCCCCGCCGCACCCTGCACGACCCGGCCTTCACGCACGCCGCCGTGGCGTACGTCAGCGGCGGCCGCTCGGGCGACACGTACTGGACGGCGCTGTGGGCCAGACCGCTCGCCGCGGGCGACCTGTCCCGCACCGCGACCGAGGTCGTCGACCTCACCAACCGGGAGCGCACCCGGGCCGGGCTGCGCCCCTTGGCCGTCGACCCCGCGCTCACCGCCGCCGCGCAGACATACAGCTCCGACATGGCGACCCGCGCCTTCTACTCCCACACCTCGCCCGAGGGGAGCCAACCCTGGGACCGGGCGGCCGCCGCGGGCTCCCGCATGCGCGCGATCGGCGAGAACATCGCGTGCGGCCAGCGCTCCCCCGCCGAGGTCGTCGAGGGCTGGATGAACAGCCCGGGCCATCGCGCCAACATCCTCAAGCGCGACTTCACCCACATAGGAATCGGTTTCGCGGGCGGCGGCCCGGCGGGCACGTACTGGACCCAACTCTTCGGCGCCTGACGGGCCGTGGACGGCGACACACCGCGATCTAGGCGGAACGGAACCGTCCGGGACAGGATGCCTGCATGAAGGGTGACCTCTTTTCCAGCGAGCACATGGTCCAGCCCGCCACCGCGCCGGGCATGACGATCGAGAACGCCAAGTGCATCAAGTACGCGGTGAACGGTGAGATGCACGCCCGGCAGGGCGCGATGGTCGCCTACCGCGGCAACCTCCAGTTCGAGCGCAAGGGCCAGGGCGTGGGCGGCATGCTCAAGCGGGCCATGACCGGTGAGGGGCTGCCGCTGATGGCGGTGCGCGGACAGGGCGAGGCCTGGTTCGCGCACGAGGCGCAGAACTGCTTCGTCGTCGACGTCGACCCCGGCGACGAGTTCACGGTCAACGGCCGCAACGTCCTGTGTTTCGACGCCTCGTTGTCGTACCGGATAGCGACGGTGAAGGGCGCGGGCATCACCGGCGGCGGCCTGTTCAACAGCGTCTTCTCGGGGCACGGCAAGCTGGGGCTGGTGTGTGAGGGCAACCCGCTCGTCATCCCGGTCTCGCCGCAGTACCCGGTGTACGTCGACACGGACGCGGTGGTCGGCTGGACCGCCGGACTGCAGACCTCGCTGCACCGTTCGCAGTCCCTCGGCTCGATGCTGCGCGGCGGGTCCGGGGAGGCCGTGCAGTTGATGCTGGAGGGTCAGGGCTTTGTGGTCGTACGGCCGAGTGAGGCGACCCCGCAGAAGGCCCAGCAGCACTGACACCGTCCCCTGAGGTGATCTGCGCCTCACGAGCAACCCTCTCCGCCCTGCCGACGTCTTGATCGACAACAGGTGAAGCCCTGGCCGCGCTTTCCGGCCAGGGCCGGTTTTCAACGCTCTATACACGCCGCGTATACCCGTCATGTATACGTACCGTCTATAAACAGTGGGTAGAGACGGCGTGTATATCGATCGAGAGGTATCGATGTACGGCAAGGCATTCGCCCCGGAGTACCAGGGCTCCCTGACCAAGCTGTCCGTGAACTCCTCGCTGACGGACGTACTGGCCGCCGGCACCGAGCAGTTGAGAGCGGCCGAGCGGGACGGGCAGCACGGCGAGGCGGCGCGCTCGGGACTCGCGGTCGCCGAGGCGCACCGTCGGCTGGGTCAGGTCGGGGACGCGGAGCGGGCCTGGAAGGCGAGCTACCGCGCCGCCCGGGAGGCCGGCGACACCGCGGCGATGGCCTGGGCGCTGTGGAGCGGCGGCACTCTCGCCCGGCAGCGCGGCGCGTTCGCCCTCGCCCGGCGGCTGCTCCAGCTGGCGGCGGACCTCGGCGAGCTCGGTGGCGACATCGTCGTACGCGGCTACTCCCTGGCCGGTCTGGCCGAGACCGGCCGTATCCAGGGTGACTACGAGGCCGTCCACCGGCTGCACGAGCAGTTGTTGGCCGAGGCCCGGCGGCGCGGCGAGGCGCGGCACACCGTGTGGGCGCTGGAGGGCATCGCCCAGATCCATCGCAACACCGGCTCGTACGACACCGCGTACGCCCTGTTCGAGGAGGCGGCCGAGATCGCCGCGCGCGCCGAGGACCGGCGCGGACACGCCTGGGCGCTGCGCGGGCTCGCCGACATAGTCTCCGTGCGCGACGGCGACACGGAGCGGGCGCTGGAGCTGCTGTCCGAGGCGGAGACCAGCTGCCGGGCGATGAAACTGTCCAGCGCGCTGGCCTACAACCACAAGATGCGCGGCAACGTCTTCTATCGCGCCGGTCGTTACGCCGAGGCCCGCGGCCTGTACGAGCGGGCGCTCGCGGAGTTCCGTGCCATGAGCGAGCCGCGCGGGGAGGCGCTGTCCCGGCTGGGGCTGGTCAAGTCGCGGGCGCAGCTGGGGCGCGACCGCGCCGAGACCGCCGCCGAACTGGCCGAGCTGGCCCAAGTGTTGGAGCGGATCGGACTGCGGCACGCCCGGGAGATGGTGGCGCGGGCGCAGGAGGAGTTCGGCGCCGTGGAGGCCGCCGCGGGAAGTGCCGTGGCGGGCGCCGGAGCGGTGGCCGGGGCGGTGGCCGCACGGTGACGACGTTCCCCTCCGCGGTACAGGCGCCGGCCGGTGCCCGCCAAGTCCTCGACCGCTGCCGCGCATTGGTGCGGCCCGCGCTGCGGGAGGCCGTGGCGCGGACGCATCCGTGGGTCGGTGAGATGGCCGCGTACTCCTTCGGCTGGTGCGAGGTGGGCGGTGCGCCGGCCGCCGCCTCCGGCGGGAAGGGCGTACGGCAGGCGCTGGCCGTACTCGGGGCCGAGGCGGCCGGTGCGCCCGGCCGGGTGGCGGTGCCCGGGGCGGTGGCGGTGGAGCTGGTGCACGCCTTCTCCCTGCTGCACGACGACATCATGGACGGCGACACGTCCCGGCGCGGCCGCCCCACCGTGTGGCAGGCGTACGGCACGGGATCCGCCGTCCTCGCGGGCGACGCGCTGTTCGCGCTGGCCGTCGAGACGCTCGCCATGGCACCGGCGGGCCCCCGGGCGGTACGGCTGCTGTCCGTGGCCTTGCAGGACCTGGTGCGCGGACAGGCCGACGACCTGCTGTTCACCACGCGTCCCTGGACGGGGCCGGAACGCGTGCGGCCGGACGAGTACCGGACGATGGCCGAGCACAAGACGGGCGCCCTGCTGGGCTGTGCCGCAGCGCTGGGCGCTCTGCTCGGCGGTGCGCCGCCCGCGACGGTCACCGCCCTCGACCGTGCGGGACGGCACCTGGGCATCGCCTTCCAGATGGTCGACGATCTGCTGGGCATCTGGGGCGATCCCGAGGTCACCGGCAAACCGGTGCACGGCGACCTGCGGGAGCGCAAGAAGACGTTCCCGGCGCTGGCCGCGCTCGGCTCGCCCGCCGCCGGTCGGCTCTCCGTGCTGCTGGAGTCGGCCGCCGACGCCGGCGAGGTGGCCGCGCTGATCGAGGAGGCGGGGGGCCGGTCGGCCACGCTCGCGGAGGCACGGCGTCATGTGACGGCCGTGGAGGCTGCTCTGGCCGATGTACCGCTGGAGGCAGGGGCCGCCGGGGAGCTGCGGTCGCTGCTTGACTTCCTGGTGCGGCGCGATCTGTGAAAGCGCGGTTCACAGCGGGATCGTGGTGACCGTCGTGTCACCTGGCGCCCACAGCGAAACCGAGTTGACCGGCGGAACCTCCCCCGTCAGGGTGCCTGATGGCGCGGACCCCGCCCCGCGCCGGGAAGGTGACTGCCTTGATCGGGATCTCGGACGTCGAAGCCGCGGCCGACCTCATCGCCGGCCATGTCGTACACACCCCGACCGTATCCAGCCCGGGCCTGTCGGCCCTGCTCGGCGTCCCGGTGACGGCGAAGCTCGAACTTCTCCAGCGCACCGGCTCGTTCAAGGCCCGTGGGGCGACGGCGAAGCTGCTGTCGCTGAGCGACGCCCAGCGTGCGGCGGGGGTCGTGGCGGTCAGCGGGGGCAACCACGGCATCGCCCTCGCCATGACGGCCGCCGCCCTCGATGTGAAGGCCACCGTGGTGATGCCGCGTTCGGCGCCGGCCCGCGCCGTCGAGATCGCCCGGGACGCCGGGGCGTCGGTGCGGTTGACCGACGACATGGACGGGGCGTTCTCGCTCGTCACACGGCTGCGGGACGAGGGCCTGACGCTCGTCCACCCCTTCGACGACCCCTTGGTGATCGCCGGCCAGGGCACCGTCGGGCTGGAGCTGGCCGACGACGCCGGTGAACTCACCGACGTGATCGTCAGCGTCGGGGGCGGCGGGCTCATCGCGGGCGTCGCGGTCGCGCTGCGGGCCCGCCGTCCGGACGTACGGATCTGGGGCGTGGAGACCGAGGGCGCCCAGGCCATGTCCGAGGCGCTGTCGGCGGGCGGTCCGGTGCCGGTGACGCTGTCGTCGATCGTGTCGACGCTGAGCGCGCCGGCCGTGTCCCGGCTGACGTACGACCATGTGTCCGCCCTGGTCGACGAGGTGCTCGTGGTGCCGGACCGGGAGGCGGTGCGGGGCGTTCTCGATCTCGCCGAGCACGCCAAGGTGTGGACCGAGCCCGCCGCCGGCTGTCTGCTGCCCGCGGCCCGGCGGGTCCTGGAACGGGTCGGGGACGACGCCCGGCTCGGCCTGGTCGTGTGCGGGGGCAACGCGACGACCGGGGATGTAGTGCGCTGGGCCGCGGATTTCGGTCTTCGCTGAAGTGTTCCTGCTCAATTTCCTTACTTTTTCGTCAGCTTACTCGCGCGTAAGAAGCAAAGGAAAAGAAATGCCCTTTGGTTGGGGATTTCGTTGAACGCTTCCCGTCTCGCCTCTCGTACTTCCTGTGAGAAATCAGAGCCAGGGGTTCAACGAGGGATGGCCATGGTCAAGGCGCGCGTCTCCACAGCCGAGTTGGTCGCCGGAAGGTATCGACTCGTCGATGTCGTCCACCGCGAGACGAATCGCGTCAGCTACTACGGCGAGGACACGGAGACCGGGCACCCGTGCCTCCTCACCCAGATCGGACTTCCCGACGCG containing:
- a CDS encoding tetratricopeptide repeat protein, with amino-acid sequence MYGKAFAPEYQGSLTKLSVNSSLTDVLAAGTEQLRAAERDGQHGEAARSGLAVAEAHRRLGQVGDAERAWKASYRAAREAGDTAAMAWALWSGGTLARQRGAFALARRLLQLAADLGELGGDIVVRGYSLAGLAETGRIQGDYEAVHRLHEQLLAEARRRGEARHTVWALEGIAQIHRNTGSYDTAYALFEEAAEIAARAEDRRGHAWALRGLADIVSVRDGDTERALELLSEAETSCRAMKLSSALAYNHKMRGNVFYRAGRYAEARGLYERALAEFRAMSEPRGEALSRLGLVKSRAQLGRDRAETAAELAELAQVLERIGLRHAREMVARAQEEFGAVEAAAGSAVAGAGAVAGAVAAR
- a CDS encoding AIM24 family protein, whose product is MKGDLFSSEHMVQPATAPGMTIENAKCIKYAVNGEMHARQGAMVAYRGNLQFERKGQGVGGMLKRAMTGEGLPLMAVRGQGEAWFAHEAQNCFVVDVDPGDEFTVNGRNVLCFDASLSYRIATVKGAGITGGGLFNSVFSGHGKLGLVCEGNPLVIPVSPQYPVYVDTDAVVGWTAGLQTSLHRSQSLGSMLRGGSGEAVQLMLEGQGFVVVRPSEATPQKAQQH
- a CDS encoding serine hydrolase domain-containing protein, with protein sequence MVSATVVRGTAMAAALVSLLAVPAHAVPGEAVPAHAAPGEPGATTVDAEVGALPAPYVTGVWNVLRGAQRQGAPGAIARLDDRGTVHWAAVGVADRKSRRAISNADRFRIGSVTKIFSAVVLLQLADEKKLKLDAPVNRYLPGLLPDDRITVRHVLSHRSGLHDYTNEMFARTVPGFEAVRSKVFTYRQLVNRSLSKPRTTGPGGAYSYSNTNFVVAGMLIEKLTGNSVRTEYQNRIIKPLRLGDTFYVHPGKKIPGRHARGYLTPDAAGAALVDATEQTVSWAQSAGAVISTTQDLNTFLSALLGGRLTSRAQLAQMQRWVPAGSTQAYGLGLRRRDLSCGVSVYGHTGAVQGYYTYAFASKDGRRSLAALANASNNGAVLNSMLGTLESAFCGKPVKQTKQTKQIEQRRASAPVERYEDIAPGLRVPLGHRIPSDADSD
- a CDS encoding threonine/serine dehydratase, with product MIGISDVEAAADLIAGHVVHTPTVSSPGLSALLGVPVTAKLELLQRTGSFKARGATAKLLSLSDAQRAAGVVAVSGGNHGIALAMTAAALDVKATVVMPRSAPARAVEIARDAGASVRLTDDMDGAFSLVTRLRDEGLTLVHPFDDPLVIAGQGTVGLELADDAGELTDVIVSVGGGGLIAGVAVALRARRPDVRIWGVETEGAQAMSEALSAGGPVPVTLSSIVSTLSAPAVSRLTYDHVSALVDEVLVVPDREAVRGVLDLAEHAKVWTEPAAGCLLPAARRVLERVGDDARLGLVVCGGNATTGDVVRWAADFGLR
- a CDS encoding polyprenyl synthetase family protein, with the translated sequence MTTFPSAVQAPAGARQVLDRCRALVRPALREAVARTHPWVGEMAAYSFGWCEVGGAPAAASGGKGVRQALAVLGAEAAGAPGRVAVPGAVAVELVHAFSLLHDDIMDGDTSRRGRPTVWQAYGTGSAVLAGDALFALAVETLAMAPAGPRAVRLLSVALQDLVRGQADDLLFTTRPWTGPERVRPDEYRTMAEHKTGALLGCAAALGALLGGAPPATVTALDRAGRHLGIAFQMVDDLLGIWGDPEVTGKPVHGDLRERKKTFPALAALGSPAAGRLSVLLESAADAGEVAALIEEAGGRSATLAEARRHVTAVEAALADVPLEAGAAGELRSLLDFLVRRDL
- a CDS encoding ROK family protein; this encodes MSSTRRAETFPANTPAASQIFTTVLSHGPLTRLEVARRAGLSPAAVTKAVRPLIEAGYLVEDADEPARPALGRPANPVRVDGGRALFIGVKVTGDEIIGVLTDLCCRIRVARHAPLPDREPKGVLASVAELAAELLTVAGDLGVPVLGLGIAVSGDVDRGAGVVRYSPFLEWRDVPLAELAAATTGLPVTVDNDVRALTVAEQWFGAGVGLSDFAVVTVGAGIGCGLVVHGRVVAGAQGVAGEIGHVTVDPAGPPCHCGNRGCVEAIAGDAAILRRIRETTGLEVADTAEAVALAHQGNAGAREAYARAGEAIGRGIATVANLLGPERVVISGEGLAAHDLFAEQIRDTFAAAAFGSAAQCDVRTRPLPFEEWARGAAATAIQSFIRADQQHQNR